A window of Panicum virgatum strain AP13 chromosome 8K, P.virgatum_v5, whole genome shotgun sequence contains these coding sequences:
- the LOC120644587 gene encoding receptor kinase-like protein Xa21, translated as MARVLIFLLVVHQLIFLPNPVAILAEESTNKSEIEALLSFKQTVNADPLGALSSWTMDSLYCTWKGVVCGKTLPIHVVSLQLNSVQLSGALSSSLANLTSITRLDLGNNFFTGGIPEELGTLPMLQDLILAYNNLTGVIPHSLATSSSLTMLNLTSNSLSGIIPTSLFNGSSELVVIDLGRNLLSGSIPDFYKMATLQILSLAENNLSGIIPPSLGNVSSLIEIDLHTNILGGSIPETLSRIWNLSVLNLGNNPFGYIPAQLYNISSLRTLDLSNNNITGAIPSRIGNSLPILEKFIASGNRINGSIPVSLANASKLQVIDLSYNSLTGLLPLLGSLHDLLQLDLRSNLLESDNWQFIASLANCPKLKMLSMRENRLDGSLPTSVGNLSSSLQRLDLGNNRIGGTLPKEIGNLPQLQLLAMDQNSIVGEIPSSIGNLRTLVVLRLSHNMLSGQITPLVGYLQQLTELSLDSNNLSGEIPASLGQCQRLTSLNLTHNNLDGYIPTELLNIKTLFSLDLSKNYLTGPIPNIVNLMNLIILNISHNLLSGNIPPLLGQCLLLSSLLMQSNQLDGMIPQSFSDLKAIQKIDLSRNNLTGQIPDFFNNFSTLEQLDLSDNNFEGPVPTTGYFLNSSVVNLYGNSKLCASVSILALPICPTTSTVKSKNARLLLIVIAPITIALFSISIFMVTHLKKREPTTPCYKETMMKKVSYGDILKATNWLSPVNKISSSHTSSIYIGRFEFDTDLVAIKIFHLDELGSLNSFLMECEVLRNTRHRNLMKAVTLCSTVSLENDEFKAIIFDFMANGSLDMWVNPKLHKSSPKRGLSLDQRIRIAVDVACALDYMHNQLTPPLIHCDLKPANVLLDYDMTARVSDFGSAKFLSSGIASSSEGFVSVGGTIGYIPPEYGMGYKISTGCDVYSFGVLLLEMLTGIRPTDAMFTDGMSLHRLVSSAYPNGLGEVLDPYMCLEGHHKGSTIAIQKYVMPLVEVALLCSLELPKGRPGMRDVCAKLFAINEAFHKPQ; from the exons ATGGCCCGTGTACTCATCTTCCTTCTCGTGGTTCATCAACTCATATTCCTACCCAATCCTGTTGCAATCTTAGCTGAAGAATCGACCAACAAATCCGAGATCGAAGCCCTCCTCTCCTTCAAACAGACCGTAAACGCCGATCCCCTTGGCGCCCTGAGCTCATGGACCATGGACTCACTCTACTGTACCTGGAAAGGGGTCGTTTGTGGTAAGACTCTTCCGATCCACGTTGTTTcactgcagttgaactctgtaCAGCTGAGTGGGGCATTATCGTCTTCTCTTGCTAACCTTACTTCAATAACACGGTTAGATCTTGGAAATAATTTCTTTACTGGAGGCATCCCTGAGGAGTTGGGCACACTTCCTATGCTCCAGGATCTGATACTTGCATACAACAATCTTACTGGTGTAATCCCCCACTCCTTGGCAACTAGCTCGTCGCTCACTATGCTAAACCTGACAAGTAATAGCCTCTCTGGAATTATCCCTACTAGTCTGTTCAATGGCTCATCTGAACTTGTTGTTATTGATCTTGGAAGGAACTTACTCTCTGGATCTATTCCAGATTTTTATAAGATGGCAACTCTGCAAATTCTTAGCCTTGCAGAGAACAATCTTTCTGGAATCATACCTCCATCACTGGGAAATGTTTCTTCCCTCATAGAAATAGATCTTCACACAAATATCTTAGGTGGGTCAATTCCAGAAACTCTAAGTAGAATTTGGAACCTTAGTGTGCTAAATTTAGGTAACAACCCATTTGGGTATATCCCAGCCCAACTTTATAACATTTCATCACTCAGAACCCTTGACTTGAGCAACAATAATATTACTGGAGCCATACCATCAAGAATTGGCAACTCGTTACCAATCCTTGAAAAATTTATCGCCTCGGGTAATAGAATTAACGGATCCATTCCAGTATCACTAGCTAATGCATCAAAGCTCCAAGTGATTGATCTTTCCTATAACTCATTAACCGGCCTACTGCCACTTCTAGGATCTTTACATGACTTGCTTCAACTAGATCTACGAAGTAACTTACTGGAATCTGATAACTGGCAATTCATTGCCTCTCTTGCAAATTGTCCCAAGCTAAAAATGTTGTCAATGCGTGAGAATCGGCTTGACGGAAGTCTGCCAACATCTGTTGGCAATCTTTCATCAAGCCTGCAGAGATTAGACCTTGGAAATAACCGAATTGGTGGCACACTACCAAAAGAGATAGGCAATCTTCCACAGCTCCAATTGCTTGCCATGGACCAAAACTCGATAGTTGGAGAAATTCCTTCAAGCATTGGCAATCTAAGGACCCTGGTAGTTCTAAGACTATCCCACAACATGTTGTCAGGTCAGATCACACCATTAGTAGGTTATCTTCAGCAGTTAACTGAGCTTTCTCTTGATAGCAACAATTTAAGCGGAGAAATACCAGCAAGTTTAGGACAGTGCCAGCGATTGACATCGCTAAACTTGACTCATAACAACCTTGACGGATATATACCAACTGAACTGCTAAATATTAAAACCCTTTTTAGTTTGGACTTGTCAAAAAACTATCTTACTGGACCAATACCAAACATTGTCAATCTTATGAATCTTATCATTCTAAATATTTCCCACAATCTCTTGTCTGGGAATATTCCACCTTTACTTGGCCAATGTCTCCTTCTATCCTCCCTCCTCATGCAAAGCAACCAGCTGGATGGCATGATTCCTCAATCTTTCAGTGACCTGAAGGCCATCCAGAAGATTGATCTTTCTCGGAACAACTTAACAGGACAAATTCCAGATTTCTTCAACAACTTCAGTACACTGGAGCAACTTGATCTATCAGACAACAACTTTGAGGGGCCTGTTCCGACCACTGGCTACTTTCTTAATAGCAGCGTAGTTAATCTGTATGGAAACTCTAAACTATGTGCAAGTGTCTCCATCCTTGCATTGCCAATTTGCCCCACAACATCAACAGTGAAAAGCAAGAATGCTCGCTTATTGTTAATAGTAATTGCACCCATTACTATCGCCCTTTTCTCCATCTCAATCTTTATGGTCACACATCTGAAGAAAAGAGAACCCACAACTCCATGCTACAAGGAGACGATGATGAAGAAGGTATCCTATGGTGACATCCTTAAAGCTACCAACTGGCTCTCTCCGGTCAATAAGATCAGCTCAAGCCACACCAGCTCCATCTACATTGGCCGGTTTGAGTTTGACACAGATCTCGTGGCCATCAAAATATTCCATCTCGATGAGCTTGGTTCACTAAACAGCTTTCTTATGGAATGTGAAGTGCTCAGAAACACCCGCCATCGCAATCTTATGAAAGCAGTGACCTTATGCTCCACAGTGAGCTTGGAGAACGATGAGTTCAAAGCTATAATTTTCGATTTCATGGCCAATGGAAGCTTGGACATGTGGGTGAACCCAAAGTTACACAAAAGTTCCCCCAAGAGAGGTCTAAGCTTGGATCAGAGGATAAGAATAGCTGTGGATGTGGCTTGTGCTTTGGACTACATGCACAACCAACTGACGCCACCTTTAATTCACTGCGATTTGAAACCCGCTAATGTTCTTTTGGATTACGATATGACAGCCCGAGTCAGTGATTTTGGATCTGCAAAATTTCTCTCTTCGGGAATTGCTAGTAGTTCAGAAGGTTTTGTTAGCGTGGGAGGAACTATTGGATATATCCCACCTG AGTATGGAATGGGGTACAAAATCTCAACTGGGTGTGATGTGTACAGTTTCGGTGTGTTGCTACTAGAAATGCTCACAGGAATTAGACCAACTGATGCAATGTTCACCGATGGCATGAGCCTTCACCGGTTGGTAAGCTCAGCATATCCAAATGGACTTGGTGAGGTTTTGGACCCGTATATGTGCCTGGAGGGACACCATAAAGGTTCGACAATAGCAATACAGAAATATGTGATGCCATTGGTTGAAGTTGCTCTCTTATGTTCCTTGGAATTACCTAAAGGTCGACCAGGAATGAGAGATGTTTGTGCCAAACTATTTGCGATCAATGAGGCATTC cacaAGCCGCAGTGA